In Onychostoma macrolepis isolate SWU-2019 chromosome 06, ASM1243209v1, whole genome shotgun sequence, one DNA window encodes the following:
- the fzd7b gene encoding frizzled-7b, producing the protein MMAVWEVNPCLLFIATLLLGLSSAQYHGEKGISVPEHGFCQPISIPLCTDIQYNQTIMPNLLGHTNQEDAGLEVHQFYPLVKVQCSQDLKFFLCSMYAPVCTVLEQAIPPCRSLCERARQGCEALMNKFGFQWPERLRCENFPVHGAGEICVGQNKSDPDIPATDPAPYIPDPFTPRMHAPRQSQAFTCPLQLTVPSYLNYQFLGAKNCGAPCEHKQPHGLMYFKEEEVRFGRLWVGIWSILCCVSTLFTVLTYLVDMRRFRYPERPIIFLSGCYFMVAVAYAAGFLLEDKVVCIDKFRDDAYRTVAQGTKKEGCTILFMILYFFGMASSIWWVILSLTWFLSAGMKWGHEAIEANSQYFHLAAWAVPAVKTITILALGQVDGDLLTGVCYVGIYNVDALRGFVLAPLFVYLFIGTSFLLAGFVSLFRIRTIMKHDGTKTEKLEKLMVRIGVFSVLYTVPATIVIACYFYEQAFREQWEKTWHMQTCKRFAVPCPANNFAPMTPDFTVFMIKYLMTMIVGITSGFWIWSGKTLQSWRKFYKRLGNNQGETTV; encoded by the coding sequence ATGATGGCTGTATGGGAAGTCAATCCATGCCTCTTATTCATCGCAACACTTCTGCTTGGACTGTCTTCCGCCCAGTATCACGGAGAGAAGGGTATCTCCGTCCCAGAGCACGGGTTCTGCCAACCCATATCTATCCCCCTGTGCACAGACATCCAGTATAATCAAACTATCATGCCAAACCTCCTGGGACACACCAACCAGGAGGACGCAGGACTGGAGGTGCACCAGTTCTACCCCTTGGTCAAAGTTCAGTGTTCTCAAGATTTGAAGTTTTTCCTCTGTTCCATGTATGCGCCGGTGTGTACTGTTCTAGAACAGGCAATTCCTCCCTGTCGCTCTCTGTGTGAGCGTGCGAGACAAGGATGCGAGGCCCTCATGAACAAGTTCGGCTTCCAGTGGCCCGAACGACTCCGCTGTGAGAACTTTCCAGTGCACGGAGCAGGAGAGATCTGTGTGGGACAGAACAAATCAGACCCCGACATCCCGGCGACAGACCCTGCGCCTTATATACCGGACCCCTTCACTCCACGCATGCATGCGCCACGCCAAAGTCAGGCTTTTACTTGCCCTCTTCAACTCACAGTCCCTTCCTACCTCAATTACCAGTTTTTAGGGGCAAAAAACTGCGGCGCCCCTTGCGAGCACAAACAGCCGCACGGCCTGATGTACTTCAAGGAGGAAGAGGTCCGATTCGGTCGGCTCTGGGTGGGAATCTGGTCAATCCTGTGCTGTGTGAGTACCCTGTTCACGGTCCTCACTTACCTTGTGGATATGCGCCGGTTCCGTTACCCAGAACGCCCCATCATCTTCCTTTCCGGGTGTTACTTTATGGTGGCGGTGGCTTATGCGGCCGGGTTTTTGCTGGAGGATAAGGTGGTCTGCATTGACAAGTTCAGGGATGACGCTTATAGGACTGTGGCTCAGGGGACTAAAAAAGAAGGTTGCACCATTCTCTTCATGATCCTGTATTTCTTCGGCATGGCCAGCTCAATCTGGTGGGTGATCCTGTCTCTGACGTGGTTCCTTTCTGCTGGAATGAAATGGGGCCATGAAGCAATCGAAGCTAACTCTCAATATTTCCACCTGGCAGCATGGGCCGTCCCTGCTGTGAAGACCATCACCATCCTCGCCTTGGGACAAGTGGATGGTGACCTTCTGACCGGCGTATGCTACGTGGGCATCTACAATGTTGACGCCTTACGTGGATTCGTCCTTGCCCCCTTGTTTGTTTACCTCTTCATCGGAACGTCTTTTCTTCTGGCTGGATTTGTCTCGTTGTTCCGCATCCGTACCATTATGAAGCATGACGGCACCAAGACAGAAAAGCTGGAGAAGCTGATGGTGCGTATTGGCGTTTTCAGCGTCCTCTACACCGTTCCGGCTACTATCGTTATTGCATGTTACTTCTACGAACAAGCGTTCCGTGAGCAGTGGGAAAAAACTTGGCACATGCAGACGTGCAAGCGTTTTGCCGTGCCGTGCCCGGCCAACAACTTCGCGCCAATGACGCCGGATTTCACTGTGTTTATGATCAAGTACCTCATGACTATGATCGTAGGAATCACATCAGGATTCTGGATCTGGTCTGGAAAAACTCTACAGTCGTGGCGCAAGTTTTACAAGCGGCTGGGCAACAACCAGGGCGAGACGACAGTGTGA
- the sumo1 gene encoding small ubiquitin-related modifier 1 isoform X1: protein MSDTETKPSSDGGEKKDGEYIKLKVIGQDNSEIHFKVKMTTHLKKLKESYSQRQGVPMNSLRFLFEGQRIADNQTPKELGMEDEDVIEVYQEQTGGCRND, encoded by the exons ATGTCAGACACG GAGACCAAGCCCTCAAGTGATGGAGGCGAGAAGAAAGATGGAGAATATATTAAACTGAAAGTGATCGGTCAG GACAACAGTGAAATTCACTTCAAAGTGAAGATGACGACACATTTAAAGAAGCTCAAGGAATCTTACAGTCAGAGACAG GGTGTACCCATGAACTCTCTAAGGTTTCTTTTTGAGGGACAGAGAATTGCAGACAACCAGACCCCCAAAGAG CTGGGAATGGAAGATGAGGACGTGATTGAGGTGTATCAGGAACAGACCGGTGGCTGTCGGAATGACTAG
- the sumo1 gene encoding small ubiquitin-related modifier 1 isoform X2 has product MSDTETKPSSDGGEKKDGEYIKLKVIGQDNSEIHFKVKMTTHLKKLKESYSQRQGVPMNSLRFLFEGQRIADNQTPKEVEASQIMQMPTWTAGNGR; this is encoded by the exons ATGTCAGACACG GAGACCAAGCCCTCAAGTGATGGAGGCGAGAAGAAAGATGGAGAATATATTAAACTGAAAGTGATCGGTCAG GACAACAGTGAAATTCACTTCAAAGTGAAGATGACGACACATTTAAAGAAGCTCAAGGAATCTTACAGTCAGAGACAG GGTGTACCCATGAACTCTCTAAGGTTTCTTTTTGAGGGACAGAGAATTGCAGACAACCAGACCCCCAAAGAG GTAGAAGCTAGCCAAATTATGCAGATGCCAACATGGACAG CTGGGAATGGAAGATGA